One part of the Schistocerca piceifrons isolate TAMUIC-IGC-003096 chromosome 2, iqSchPice1.1, whole genome shotgun sequence genome encodes these proteins:
- the LOC124777366 gene encoding uncharacterized protein LOC124777366, whose amino-acid sequence MAAKFSWCVPSTKKLIEMYEADEALYSVRHPEYKNRLRRLESYKNIAEVISREIRSGCTAEDIKKKINGLRSSYSHEKAKMLQSKSGASAQAVYTPQVYWFHLLKFLDQDTEADESVSNVEGTESGSERGTPTLEEMFEHEMQAQYSSQKETDVACSEPQPQHHERPPTKRRKVATDVIVEATKMLKAVADTCRKKSQTVREDRYSTLATHIAAELREMENVGGKAFATDTMQELIRCLMDRWDLLHATVPQPQPSTSGHFQATAQKAGTQEDDTL is encoded by the exons atggctgcaaaattcagttggtgtgtaccgtcaactaaaaaattaatagaaatgtatgaagctgatgaggcgctttacagcgTGAGGCACcctgagtacaaaaatagattaagaagattggagagctaCAAAAATATTGCGGAGGTCATTAGCCGTGAGATACGGTCGGGCTGCACGGCGGaagatataaaaaagaaaattaatggcctCCGCTCAAGCTACTCCCACGAAAAAGCAAAA ATGCTTCAAAGCAAAAGTGGAGCCAGTGCACAGgccgtttatactccgcaagtgtACTGGTTCCACTTGCTTAAGTTTCTTGATCAGGACACAGAGGCGGACGAAAGTGTGAGTAATGTAGAGGGAACAGAAAGTGGCAGTGAACGTGGAACACCCACGCTCGAAGAAATGTTTGAG CATGAAATGCAGGCTCAGTACTCTTCCCAAAAAGAGACTGATGTAGCTTGCAGTGAACCCCAGCCCCAGCATCATGAGCGGCCTCCCACAAAGAGAAGAAAAGTTGCAACCGATGTTATTGTAGAGGCCACCAAAATGTTGAAGGCTGTCGCTGATACGTGCAGAAAGAAGTCCCAGACTGTCAGAGAAGACCGGTATAGTACCCTTGCCACCCACATTGCAGCTGAACTGCGGGAGATGGAAAATGTGGGTGGTAAAGCATTTGCAACAGACACTATGCAAGAGTTAATTCGGTGTCTGATGGACAGGTGGGATTTGCTGCATGCGACAGTTCCACAGCCACAACCGTCCACCTCTGGACATTTCCAGGCTACCGCCCAGAAAGCTGGCACACAAGAGGACGATACGctgtaa